GTGTCggggggagggctggaggggtggTATTTAAAGGGAAAAGCTGACTGTGCGGCTGAGAGGGAGCGGGTGCTGCGAGCCGCCAGGCTGCACACACGCACACCGATGCACACAGACCTCGACACCGACATGGACACGGACACGGAAACCACAGCACTCTgcccctctggcagccaccaggcCTCCCCGCCAGGGACGCCCACACCAGGTGAGGGCTAAGCTGGCAGGTTCTCGCTGAATCTATGGGGGTGGGAGCTGAAGCTTTGATGGGGAGGTCAGAACTAGGGGTTGAAGAAGCTTAAACCCAAACAGCAAGAGGAAAGAGCAACTCAGGAAGTAGGGAAGCCTCCTGTCCACActagggctggggctgggctgaggtgggggtaggggcCAGCTGGGGACTGCCTAAATATCCCCTTACCCACCCATCACCCAGGGCTTCACTGGGGAAACTGGTGCTTAGCCCCTAGGTCTGCCTCATTCCCAAGAGGCTGGGATgcgcaggagggaagggggaaagaaagggCAGCCCATGAGCCTGGGAATCACGGGCAGGGGGCTACCCTGGGGACCTGTTGTAAGGGTTTCTCTGGCTCCTGGATGCCCTGGCTGCCAGTCAAGTATTGATCCTGGGCTATTTCCAGCCTCTCTCCATCCCCCTTTGTTGTGTCTGTCGTTCCTCCTCCAGTTACCCTGACCCGTGCATTGTCACTCTCCCTCTCGCTCCtgctctcttgttctctctctccctccctccttctctccctcagcCTCACCATGAACACAGTATTCTCTCAGCCTCACCATGAACACAATATTCTCTCGGACTCACAGAAGCAGCCAGGGGTGCAGAAGGATTCTCACACACAACTGTGCACTGGGGGATGCTTACCTGCAGGGCCTCGGGAAGAGGCAGCCCCTCTCACACACCCATGGAGACCCAACACACACATTTCAAAGAGCGAAGGCCCTTCCCAGGTACAGGCACTCCACAAAGTTTTTGACTCTATCTATGAACCTGGGCAGCAGCTTCAGCTTCTCATCCCCTGGGGCCCTCCGCAGTGTGGAGATCACCAGTGCAGGAACCAGGAGAGCGAAAGGCCTCTCTGTGTTAGCAAGAGCAGCCCCGGGGCCAGAGGCCTAGTCTGGGGGTGTGCCTGTGTGTCAGTGTGGAGTGTGAGTGGGTGTGTGAGCCTGTGCACAGGTGCCTCCCCTGCATGGGGTATGTTTTGAACAGGCTGTGGCTGGAACCATACTGGAACCAGTCTTCAGCTCGGCATTTTGGACCCCCAGCAGCTCAGGCTTCTGGGGGAGTTCAGTGGAAGAGGTTAGACCAAAGATTCTCAGCTCCTTCTGGGTCATGGTCTTGACTGGTCCTCTGAAGCTGGAGCAGCCAGGACTGAGTCCTCTGCAGATAGCTGGGCCTACCCCACTCATAGCTTCCTTCTCTTTGCCCAAACCCTCCCAAAGCAGATGCCACTCTGCTAAAGAAGCCAGAGAAACTGTTAGCAGGGCTGGACCGTGGCGGgccaccccccgccccggggGTCCCCAGACGAAGAGGCAGTATGCCTGTCCCCTACAAGCACCAGCTGCAGCGGGCCCAGGCTGTAGATGAACTTGACTGGCCACCTCATGCCTCATCCTCTGGCTCCTCTGACTCCCTGGGCTCAGGGGAAGCAGCCCCTACCGAAAAGGACGGCATCTTCAAAGTCATGCTGGTGGGGGAGAGCGGCGTGGGCAAGAGCACCCTAGCAGGCACTTTCGGTGGTCTCCAGGGAGACAGTGCTCACGAGCTGGAGAATCCAGGTATTTGGGGGAGCCCTGCAAGGGTTGAGGGCACCTCTGGAGCCCTAGTGAGGGACTGACGAGCTCAAGGCATGAGCAGCCCTGGAGACTAGAACCTAAGAGAAGCTGTCCCAATGCTTTCTGCAGTTACCTCCCTGGAGGGGGCTCCCTGGTGCTGGGATCTCAGGCATCCCCGGTTACCACGTCTTACAGGTGTTGGGGAGCCTCCTAATGTGCTCTATTACATGTCCTTATTTCCCAACAGAGGACACCTATGAGAGACGCATCATGGTGGATAAGGAAGAAGTGACTCTGGTTGTTTATGACATCTGGGAACAGGTGAGAACTAAGATGTGGCTGCAAGTAGGTGATGAAACCTGGGAGAGTTGAGGAGGGGCAAAGTCTGGCTGAAGGCTGGTGGGATGGCAGGCCCTGGGTTTAACATGTAATGGAACCTGATCTTTCATATGTATTGTCTCAAGAGCAAAGGCCCACACAAGTGTGCATACGGTGGCACTGAGAGCCGCTGTCTGATTTCCAGGATCTTCTAACCCATAGGAAAGTTAGAATCTGAATTTGGCAAACCCTGCAGCTGCAAGCCAGGCTGAACACCCTAAAACTGACCCCCTCCATACATTTTTCAGCCTGGAAGAGTCTGATTAGACAAGACAAGAGCTCAGGGCTCTGAAATGTCACGGAAGGGGGCTTGTGAATATTTGGACATAAATGATTACTATGCAGAAATGAGAGACCAGATTACATACACTTGAATAGCATTCATTTTTTAAGAGCTTAAGCATAAGAAAGTAGGATGGGCCACCCTAGTCAAGGATCCTATGTCCCCCATTTGCCCACGAGGAGCTCGCATTACAAACTCCTCTCTTCTCCACAAACACATTCTGGGTATGGAGATTCTGCCATTAACTAGCTCTGCTGTCCTAAGCAGGTGGCTTCTCCCTCACATCCTGGTTCCTTATCCTTGAGGTGCAGGTGCTGGACAGGTTCTCCCATGCCTCCAGCCCTGACATTCCACGACTCTCTGCCCATCTACAGGGGGATGCAGGGGGGTGGCTGCGGGACCACTGCCTTCAGACCGGGGATGCCTTTCTCATCGTCTTCTCAGTCACCGACCGACGAAGCTTCTCCAAAGTTCCAGAGACCCTGCTACGGCTCAGGGCTGGGAGGCCCCACCACGACCTGCCTGTCATCCTCGTTGGAAATAAGAGTGACCTGGCCCGCTCCCGGGAGGTCTCTCTAGAGGGTGGGTATCCTGAATCTCATCCATACTTGCATTCTTGGGATCCTCTCCCTGCCAGATCAACTCTTCTCTATAAGGCCCTTCTACGCTCCTGACCCTAGGGCCCTGAGACTCCCTCCTCTTCACACCCCTTGACCTCGCCTCTTCTCAAggctttctctttcccctccGCGCCACCACCGCCCTCCACTTGATCCCTGCCTTGTTCTCTCAGTTGGGAGAGATTCACTCGCCCCAGTCCCTTTCCACTGCACGCCCGGGATCCCcccaggctccccccaccccaccccgcagcGGGCTTGCGCCTGAACAGGTCCCTTCCTGCAGAGGGCCGCCATTTGGCAGGGACACTGAGCTGCAAGCACATTGAGACGTCGGCCGCGCTGCACCACAACACGCGGGAGCTCTTCGAAGGCGCGGTGCGCCAGATCCGGCTGCGGCGCGGCCGGAACCGCGCCGGGGGCCCTCGGCCCGAGTGGGGCAGCCCCGAGGGACCAACGCCGCCCGCGCGCCGCGAGAGCCTCACCAAGAAGGCCAAGCGCTTCCTTGCCAACCTGGTGCCGCGCAACGCCAAGTTCTTCAAGCAGCGCTCCAGGTCGTGTCACGACCTCTCTGTGCTCTGAGCCGCGGTCGCCATGGTCACCGCGGTCGCCATGCTCACCGCACCCTCCGCTCGCCCCctcgccccgcccctccccggtCCGACCGGCTTCCCTTGCGAAGACCGTCTAGGAAACCAAAAACTCTCGGGACGCCCTGGAGTGACCGCGGGAGGcggccccccccccgcccccaggccccggCGGGTGTCGCCCCCACCCGTTCCGCGCGCTCTCCGGTTACCTCCCGGCCCCAGGGCTCCTGGAAGGCAAGGACGCCGACCCGCGGGGGTGCGCCGTGGCCGGTGGGCGGGGCGGGTTCCGGCTGGAGGGGAGAAAGGTAGTTCTGCAAGATGTTCtgttttttattaatttgagcTTGACCATCTCCCCTGTAAAGAGATCCTAAAAAGCAAGAACTGGAAAAGTGCTTTGTAGACTCCTTTACAGTTTTCCACCTTTGTACTCTGCGCGAATATGCCTCAACTTTAAGAGATTCTTAAAGGTAAAGACACGGAGCTGCTGCTTTTGAGACTTTCCTTAAGTGTT
This DNA window, taken from Camelus dromedarius isolate mCamDro1 chromosome 5, mCamDro1.pat, whole genome shotgun sequence, encodes the following:
- the REM2 gene encoding GTP-binding protein REM 2 isoform X3: MHTDLDTDMDTDTETTALCPSGSHQASPPGTPTPDATLLKKPEKLLAGLDRGGPPPAPGVPRRRGSMPVPYKHQLQRAQAVDELDWPPHASSSGSSDSLGSGEAAPTEKDGIFKVMLVGESGVGKSTLAGTFGGLQGDSAHELENPEDTYERRIMVDKEEVTLVVYDIWEQGDAGGWLRDHCLQTGDAFLIVFSVTDRRSFSKVPETLLRLRAGRPHHDLPVILVGNKSDLARSREVSLEEGRHLAGTLSCKHIETSAALHHNTRELFEGAVRQIRLRRGRNRAGGPRPEWGSPEGPTPPARRESLTKKAKRFLANLVPRNAKFFKQRSRSCHDLSVL
- the REM2 gene encoding GTP-binding protein REM 2 isoform X2, which translates into the protein MHTDLDTDMDTDTETTALCPSGSHQASPPGTPTPADATLLKKPEKLLAGLDRGGPPPAPGVPRRRGSMPVPYKHQLQRAQAVDELDWPPHASSSGSSDSLGSGEAAPTEKDGIFKVMLVGESGVGKSTLAGTFGGLQGDSAHELENPEDTYERRIMVDKEEVTLVVYDIWEQGDAGGWLRDHCLQTGDAFLIVFSVTDRRSFSKVPETLLRLRAGRPHHDLPVILVGNKSDLARSREVSLEEGRHLAGTLSCKHIETSAALHHNTRELFEGAVRQIRLRRGRNRAGGPRPEWGSPEGPTPPARRESLTKKAKRFLANLVPRNAKFFKQRSRSCHDLSVL
- the REM2 gene encoding GTP-binding protein REM 2 isoform X5, which produces MHTDLDTDMDTDTETTALCPSGSHQASPPGTPTPEDTYERRIMVDKEEVTLVVYDIWEQGDAGGWLRDHCLQTGDAFLIVFSVTDRRSFSKVPETLLRLRAGRPHHDLPVILVGNKSDLARSREVSLEEGRHLAGTLSCKHIETSAALHHNTRELFEGAVRQIRLRRGRNRAGGPRPEWGSPEGPTPPARRESLTKKAKRFLANLVPRNAKFFKQRSRSCHDLSVL
- the REM2 gene encoding GTP-binding protein REM 2 isoform X1, encoding MHTDLDTDMDTDTETTALCPSGSHQASPPGTPTPEAARGAEGFSHTTVHWGMLTCRASGRGSPSHTPMETQHTHFKERRPFPDATLLKKPEKLLAGLDRGGPPPAPGVPRRRGSMPVPYKHQLQRAQAVDELDWPPHASSSGSSDSLGSGEAAPTEKDGIFKVMLVGESGVGKSTLAGTFGGLQGDSAHELENPEDTYERRIMVDKEEVTLVVYDIWEQGDAGGWLRDHCLQTGDAFLIVFSVTDRRSFSKVPETLLRLRAGRPHHDLPVILVGNKSDLARSREVSLEEGRHLAGTLSCKHIETSAALHHNTRELFEGAVRQIRLRRGRNRAGGPRPEWGSPEGPTPPARRESLTKKAKRFLANLVPRNAKFFKQRSRSCHDLSVL
- the REM2 gene encoding GTP-binding protein REM 2 isoform X4, which codes for MLTCRASGRGSPSHTPMETQHTHFKERRPFPDATLLKKPEKLLAGLDRGGPPPAPGVPRRRGSMPVPYKHQLQRAQAVDELDWPPHASSSGSSDSLGSGEAAPTEKDGIFKVMLVGESGVGKSTLAGTFGGLQGDSAHELENPEDTYERRIMVDKEEVTLVVYDIWEQGDAGGWLRDHCLQTGDAFLIVFSVTDRRSFSKVPETLLRLRAGRPHHDLPVILVGNKSDLARSREVSLEEGRHLAGTLSCKHIETSAALHHNTRELFEGAVRQIRLRRGRNRAGGPRPEWGSPEGPTPPARRESLTKKAKRFLANLVPRNAKFFKQRSRSCHDLSVL